The nucleotide sequence TCTGCACCATGCCAAAACCCTGTTAGCCCCTGGAGGCCAGATTCTAGGCACTTCCTCTGATATCAGCTACCTCTACGAAGACGAAGACGGTGCCTTGGTGTTCGACCTGAACGGCCCGTACTATGGTGAGGTGGAATACACCATGCACTACAACGACCAGGCCGGTACCCAATTCCACTGGCTGTTTGCCGATGCCAGCATTTTGCAGGATTACGCCGAGCAGGCCGGTTACGAAGTTGAGTTTTTGGACGAAGACGAACAACAGCAGTACTTAGTACGGCTTACATTACGGCCAGAGCGCGAAGCCCAAAATCAGAACGCGAAAAATTAAGTTACTTGCCCTTCCACTCACCAATTCCTTTTATGGCTTACGAAAAGACTTTCACGGTGCGCTGGGCCGACATGGATCCAAACCGACATATGCGCCACTCGGCTTATGCCGATTATGCTGCGCAGGTGCGTCTGGAGTTTCTGGCCGATCAAGGTTTTCCGATGCAGGAATTTGCTCGGCTCAACCTGGGCCCTATTCTTTTCCGGGAAGACACCCGGTTTCTCAAAGAAATAGGCCTCAGCGAATCGATTCGGGTGACAGCGGAGCTAGGTGGTATGAGTGAAGACGGCTCGCGGTGGCGCATTATCCATACTATATACAAAGCTGATGGGCGCGAAGCCGCTGTAGTAGCCGTAGATGGCGCTTGGCTGGATTTAAGCTTGCGTAAGCTTACGGTGCCTCCCTCCGAGCTGACTGCCGCCTTTTCCGGCATTAACCGCCACACCAGCTACGCCGATATTGTGCGGGAGCGGAAAGAGTAGCAAGGTATCCTCTGCAACATGTTGAACAGAGGATACCTTGCTTGGGCAGCTGTTTAGTTAACTTTTACGGCTTTAGTAATGCGTTCCAACTGGCGTTGGTGGTGCAGAATGTGGTCAACCATGAAGTCTAAAGTCTGGTTGATGGTAAGCATACCGGAGCGGGGATGCTTGAAAATAGCCCGATTAACAAACTGGCTTGGATACTCATTCAGGATTTGTTCCAGGGAGCGGCGTATGGCCTCCCACTGATGGCGTAGTTCAGAAAGAGGCGGCACTTGATCGGGGGTAAGCTCTTTGAGCCTAGGCGGCGCTTTGAATTTAAAGCCCGGCACCCGCAGCAATACTCTCAACAGCATCGACTTCAACTTATGGCTGAGGCCAGCGGTCTGGAGTTCTTCGGCGTTGCGCAGCTTCTTTTCTATGTACTGGGTGATGCCCGTTTCAGCTACCAGCAAATGGTGCACCACCTGCGCCGCCGACCACTGCCCAGGGCCTGGCGTTTGGTATGCTTGAGGGCCAAGGGCTTCAGCAGTCTGGAACAGGCGATTGGTAGCGTGTTCCAGCTGCTCGAAGCGGAGATGCAAACGATGGTTCATGGATGTGGGCGGGGAAGTAGCGTAGCTTTGGGCAAAAGGTACGTAAATTCCCTGCTGCCCGCTGAGCTTGTCTGCTACAAGCGTGGTACTATACAGGCACTGGTCCCGTTTCCATTTCAATTGCATTTCACCCGTTGCGCACTCCGGAATTCATACTACGGGCACGTGATGCCGAAGCAACAATTGGTAGCCATCGGGCCCCAGCAACTCAGTTGAGCTTGAGTAGGCGGCCTTGGTCAGTGGCGGTGCGAGTAGGAGTGGTAGTGGCAGTATACAGCAGCTATTTCTTGCTGGGTGGTGGATTGCAAGGCGAGCGTATGCCATACGATGCCGGGCACTACTGGGAATTGGCCATGGGATTCCAGCCGCGCCACCAGTCGTTTTCGCTGCTCAACTTCCACGATCCTACGCGCGGTTACCTGGCCGCGCTGCTCCAATTTCCAGCTCTGGTGGTGCGCTTCGTTACGCAGTGCTCGATGCCCACGGCGGCCAAGGTAGTAGGCACTGGGTGGGCCGCGTTGCTTTTTGCTTTCCTGATTCCGGAAGTGTGGCGCAGTTTCAGCGGAAGGCATGTGAGTGGTGGGCGGTGGCTGCTGCTGGTGCTGCTGGGCTTCAGCTTCTGGCGCGACTACTTCAGTTTTACTACCACCGATATGCCCGCGCTGGCGCTGCTATTGCTGGCTTTGTGGGCCATCAGTCGGGCTGGTGTGGGCTGGTGGCTGGTAGCTGGCTTGAGCTTGGCCGCGGCGCTGAACAGCCGACCTGTGTACTTGGCGGCCGTATGGCCGGTGTTGTTGTTGGCTGGTTGGTACAGTCAGCAGCATAAAGGAGCGGCCTGGGCACGGTGGCTGGCATGGGGCGTGGGCATGGGAGTAGCCTTGGCCC is from Hymenobacter tibetensis and encodes:
- a CDS encoding DinB family protein gives rise to the protein MNHRLHLRFEQLEHATNRLFQTAEALGPQAYQTPGPGQWSAAQVVHHLLVAETGITQYIEKKLRNAEELQTAGLSHKLKSMLLRVLLRVPGFKFKAPPRLKELTPDQVPPLSELRHQWEAIRRSLEQILNEYPSQFVNRAIFKHPRSGMLTINQTLDFMVDHILHHQRQLERITKAVKVN
- a CDS encoding acyl-CoA thioesterase; amino-acid sequence: MAYEKTFTVRWADMDPNRHMRHSAYADYAAQVRLEFLADQGFPMQEFARLNLGPILFREDTRFLKEIGLSESIRVTAELGGMSEDGSRWRIIHTIYKADGREAAVVAVDGAWLDLSLRKLTVPPSELTAAFSGINRHTSYADIVRERKE